A window from Lachnoanaerobaculum umeaense encodes these proteins:
- a CDS encoding GNAT family N-acetyltransferase produces the protein MIKYLNQKEKIFTKPLYKEAFFEDSDSFVNYYYEEKLKDNRILADIEGESVRSMIMLNPYKISVFNKIYNLDYIVAVATGKEFKRQGYMRSLLNKALCDMNVEGIPFTYLIPANKDYYLPFDFAFVADKNEYIENFSGFNKQVIKEDGIEKEFIDRILDFINNEVSKENDVYTYRDEHYFIRELREIASEDGFINIYSDENDIVAYESFWGKKLELKERIVSSKFVKRKFGKENIMVRITDIVELLSNFRAKEPIDIIIKINDNIIGSQNGYFRIEMDERCSSVSRISDIGDKGFVEFDIIDFTGWIFGYVSDVKCSLINFLDKSTAKKTLDSINKISGIFINELV, from the coding sequence ATGATAAAATATTTGAATCAAAAAGAAAAGATATTTACAAAGCCTCTGTATAAGGAGGCTTTTTTTGAAGATTCCGACAGCTTTGTAAATTATTATTATGAGGAAAAGCTTAAAGATAACAGGATCTTGGCAGATATAGAGGGTGAGAGTGTAAGGTCTATGATTATGCTAAATCCTTATAAAATATCGGTTTTTAATAAAATTTATAATCTGGATTATATAGTTGCTGTGGCGACCGGAAAGGAATTTAAACGACAGGGCTATATGAGAAGTCTTTTAAATAAAGCACTTTGCGATATGAATGTGGAAGGCATTCCTTTTACATATTTGATACCTGCAAATAAGGACTATTATTTGCCTTTTGATTTTGCCTTTGTAGCGGATAAAAATGAGTATATTGAAAATTTTTCGGGTTTTAATAAACAGGTAATAAAAGAGGATGGGATAGAAAAGGAGTTTATTGATAGGATATTAGACTTTATAAATAATGAAGTTTCAAAGGAGAATGATGTATATACCTATAGAGATGAGCATTATTTTATAAGAGAGTTAAGGGAGATTGCTTCCGAGGACGGATTTATAAATATATACAGTGATGAAAATGATATAGTAGCGTATGAATCTTTTTGGGGTAAAAAGCTTGAGCTAAAGGAAAGAATAGTGTCATCAAAGTTTGTAAAGAGGAAGTTTGGCAAGGAAAATATTATGGTCAGAATCACTGATATAGTAGAGCTTTTGTCAAATTTCAGAGCTAAGGAGCCTATAGATATCATTATAAAAATTAATGACAATATCATAGGGTCACAAAACGGATATTTTAGAATTGAGATGGATGAGAGATGTTCAAGTGTTTCAAGGATTTCAGATATAGGGGACAAGGGTTTTGTGGAGTTTGATATAATAGACTTTACCGGATGGATATTCGGATATGTAAGTGATGTAAAATGCAGTCTTATAAACTTTTTGGATAAAAGTACTGCAAAAAAAACATTAGATTCTATAAATAAAATCAGTGGAATATTTATAAATGAACTTGTATAA
- a CDS encoding DUF2156 domain-containing protein yields the protein MDYKKLNFKQLEANDIPKYAKFYGLRHNRTCDSVELESFIWKEYYNVRAAIAIRDDEEVGLLWLMGDEDRPFSAMPLCKEEDLEYCFGLIVEYFNEVLNLPLKIHLADEEGIKALNLPEDKFVVRLEEDAKDYLYEGEKLRTLSGKKLHKKKNHYNNFIKNYGDRYEYRVLGCDPTDRDDVFKFLDKWREQKGEEVEQHLDPEVDGIHDILLNCTRLNIRMGAIYIDGKMEAFSIGSYNALEDMAVIHIEKANPEITGLYQAINKEFLVHEFPRVSLVNREDDLGLEGLRHAKQSYYPVDYARKYYVEQIR from the coding sequence ATGGACTATAAAAAATTAAATTTTAAACAATTAGAAGCAAATGATATACCAAAGTATGCTAAATTTTATGGACTTAGGCATAATAGAACATGTGACAGTGTAGAGCTTGAGAGTTTTATATGGAAAGAATATTATAATGTAAGAGCAGCCATTGCGATAAGAGATGATGAGGAAGTTGGACTTCTATGGCTTATGGGGGATGAGGACAGACCTTTTTCAGCTATGCCGCTTTGTAAGGAAGAGGACCTTGAGTATTGCTTCGGCTTGATAGTTGAGTATTTTAATGAGGTATTGAATTTACCATTAAAGATACATCTGGCGGATGAGGAAGGAATAAAAGCATTGAATTTGCCGGAGGATAAATTTGTTGTAAGGTTGGAGGAAGATGCGAAGGACTATCTGTATGAGGGAGAGAAGCTTAGAACTCTTTCAGGAAAGAAGCTTCACAAAAAGAAAAACCACTACAATAATTTTATAAAGAATTATGGTGATAGATATGAATATAGGGTACTTGGATGTGATCCTACAGATAGAGATGATGTATTCAAGTTTTTGGATAAGTGGAGAGAGCAAAAGGGAGAAGAGGTTGAACAACATCTGGATCCTGAGGTAGATGGAATACATGATATTTTGCTTAATTGTACTAGATTGAATATCAGAATGGGAGCAATATATATTGACGGCAAAATGGAAGCTTTTTCGATAGGCAGCTACAATGCTTTGGAGGATATGGCTGTGATACATATTGAAAAGGCCAATCCTGAAATCACAGGTCTTTATCAGGCAATTAATAAGGAGTTTTTGGTACATGAATTCCCGCGTGTAAGTCTTGTAAATCGTGAGGACGATCTGGGACTTGAGGGACTTAGACATGCAAAGCAGAGTTATTATCCGGTGGATTATGCGAGAAAGTACTATGTTGAGCAAATAAGGTAA
- a CDS encoding chorismate mutase, with amino-acid sequence MNELENLRERIDTIDKELIALFEERMDIVSDIANYKIKNNLPVLNQNREDVIVSKVRATVKNKDYSNSATTFIKEIMEISKKYQQKLISE; translated from the coding sequence ATGAACGAATTAGAAAACCTGCGTGAAAGAATTGATACCATAGACAAAGAATTGATTGCCCTTTTCGAAGAAAGAATGGATATTGTATCTGATATTGCAAATTACAAAATAAAAAATAATCTCCCTGTCCTAAATCAAAATAGGGAGGATGTTATAGTATCAAAGGTGAGAGCAACTGTCAAAAATAAGGACTACTCTAACAGTGCCACCACCTTTATCAAAGAAATTATGGAAATCAGCAAAAAATACCAGCAAAAACTTATTTCAGAATAA
- a CDS encoding DUF1667 domain-containing protein, with translation MEEKILTCIRCPMGCRLEVDVENNEVLSVRGNTCKRGETYAKKEVIDPVRTVTSTVRVKGGEISQVSCKTSMDVKKDKVMDVMRALKNVEVLAPISIGDVLIKNVAGTESDIIATRDIRKIG, from the coding sequence ATGGAAGAAAAGATATTGACATGCATAAGATGTCCTATGGGGTGTAGACTTGAGGTTGATGTTGAAAATAATGAAGTATTGAGCGTAAGGGGTAATACATGTAAACGAGGAGAGACTTATGCAAAAAAAGAGGTAATAGACCCTGTCAGAACTGTGACAAGCACAGTCAGAGTAAAAGGTGGTGAAATATCACAGGTATCTTGTAAGACTTCTATGGATGTGAAGAAGGATAAGGTAATGGATGTGATGAGGGCATTAAAGAATGTGGAGGTATTGGCACCTATAAGCATCGGAGATGTGTTGATTAAAAATGTGGCGGGTACTGAATCTGATATTATTGCCACAAGAGATATAAGAAAGATTGGATAA
- a CDS encoding NAD(P)/FAD-dependent oxidoreductase, with the protein MREYDVVIIGGGPAGLAAGASVKENGVDSVLIIERDRELGGILNQCIHNGFGLHTFKEELTGPEYAARFIEKVKSLNIEYKLNTMVLDITEDKIVSYMNSDDGLVNIRAKAIILAMGCRERPRGALNIPGFRPAGIYSAGTAQRLVNIDGFMPGREVVILGSGDIGLIMARRMTLEGAKVKVVAEIMPYSGGLKRNIVQCLDDFDIPLKLSHTVVKIEGKERVEGVVLAKVDENMTPVAGSEEYYSCDTLLLSVGLIPENEISKSVGVDISSITNGPVVNESFETSIRGIFACGNVLHVHDLVDYVSEEARAAGFHAVKYIKGSINTDKKNAVKIGTSNGVRYTVPEIINTENVEEETVIRFRVGNIYKDMYESIYIDGKRIIHKKRQILAPGEMESLVLKKSDLINASSILVTLEES; encoded by the coding sequence ATGAGAGAATATGATGTGGTAATAATTGGAGGTGGACCGGCAGGATTGGCTGCAGGTGCTTCTGTGAAGGAAAACGGAGTTGATTCTGTTTTAATAATTGAAAGAGACAGAGAGCTTGGAGGAATATTAAATCAATGTATACATAATGGATTCGGATTGCACACTTTTAAGGAGGAGCTTACCGGTCCGGAATATGCTGCAAGATTTATAGAAAAGGTCAAAAGTCTGAATATAGAATATAAGTTAAATACAATGGTTTTGGATATTACAGAGGATAAGATTGTCAGTTATATGAATAGTGATGATGGACTGGTGAATATAAGGGCGAAGGCAATTATTTTGGCAATGGGCTGTAGAGAGAGGCCAAGAGGAGCATTGAATATTCCAGGGTTTAGACCGGCAGGAATATATTCGGCAGGAACAGCACAAAGGCTTGTAAATATAGATGGTTTTATGCCGGGTAGAGAAGTAGTGATATTAGGCTCAGGAGATATTGGACTTATCATGGCAAGGAGGATGACTCTGGAGGGTGCAAAAGTAAAGGTGGTAGCAGAGATTATGCCATACTCCGGTGGATTAAAAAGAAATATTGTACAATGCCTTGATGATTTTGACATTCCTTTAAAACTTAGCCATACTGTAGTTAAGATAGAGGGTAAGGAAAGGGTAGAGGGTGTGGTACTTGCAAAAGTAGATGAGAATATGACACCTGTTGCAGGAAGTGAAGAGTATTATTCTTGTGACACACTTTTATTATCTGTTGGATTGATTCCGGAAAATGAGATAAGTAAGTCTGTAGGTGTTGATATAAGCAGTATTACCAATGGTCCTGTAGTAAATGAGTCTTTTGAGACTTCTATTCGTGGAATATTTGCATGTGGAAATGTTCTTCATGTACATGATTTGGTGGACTATGTATCGGAGGAGGCAAGAGCAGCAGGCTTTCATGCTGTAAAATATATAAAGGGATCTATAAACACAGATAAGAAAAATGCTGTTAAGATAGGAACTTCAAATGGAGTGCGTTATACAGTGCCTGAAATTATTAATACTGAAAATGTAGAAGAAGAAACAGTAATTCGCTTTAGAGTTGGAAATATATATAAGGATATGTATGAGAGTATATACATTGATGGCAAGAGGATAATTCATAAAAAGCGTCAGATCTTAGCCCCGGGAGAAATGGAATCTTTGGTTTTGAAGAAATCTGATTTGATAAATGCAAGTTCTATTTTGGTTACTTTGGAGGAGAGTTAG
- a CDS encoding NAD(P)/FAD-dependent oxidoreductase gives MRDIIIIGAGVSGTACARELSKYKLDVLVVEKEEDVCCGTSKANSAIVHAGFDAKVGTLMAELNVKGNEMMEELCNELDIKFQRNGAVVACYSSNDIDKLEELKARGISNGVKGLKIIYQQELRELEPNISDEAVAALYAPSSGIICPFDLNIAMAENAAANGVDFIFDCEVKNINKKDDFYELETSKGNIQSKIVINAAGVYADIFHNMVSEKKINITPRRGAYCLLDKSVGNHVKSTCFSLPDEVYGKGVLVTPTVDGNLLVGPTANDILDREGTETTATEIRELIQKANRNVKNLPMKQVITSFAGLRAHEDGGDFIVEQVDDAPGFIDCAGIESPGLTSAPAIGIKVADIVRSILSPQINNNFVENRKGILNPNHLSIEDRNKLIKENPTYGNIVCRCEMVSEGEIIDAINRPLGAKSLDGIKRRTRAGAGRCQAGFCTPKSMEILSRELKLPQSQISKCGGNSTFIRGIDKESL, from the coding sequence ATGAGAGACATCATTATTATAGGGGCAGGAGTATCAGGAACAGCTTGTGCTAGGGAACTTAGCAAGTATAAGCTTGATGTACTGGTAGTGGAAAAGGAAGAAGATGTATGTTGTGGAACTTCTAAGGCAAACAGTGCTATAGTGCATGCCGGATTTGATGCAAAAGTTGGAACGCTGATGGCAGAGTTAAATGTCAAGGGAAATGAAATGATGGAAGAGCTTTGTAATGAACTTGATATAAAGTTTCAAAGAAATGGAGCTGTAGTAGCATGCTATAGCAGTAATGACATTGATAAGCTTGAAGAGCTTAAAGCACGTGGCATTTCAAACGGTGTAAAGGGATTGAAAATAATATATCAACAAGAACTTAGAGAATTGGAGCCAAATATAAGTGATGAAGCTGTGGCTGCTCTCTATGCACCAAGTTCAGGAATAATATGTCCGTTTGATTTGAATATTGCAATGGCTGAGAATGCAGCTGCAAATGGTGTTGATTTCATATTTGACTGTGAAGTGAAAAACATAAATAAAAAAGATGATTTTTATGAGCTGGAGACTTCAAAGGGTAATATACAGTCAAAAATAGTTATAAATGCTGCCGGAGTATATGCAGATATATTCCACAATATGGTAAGCGAAAAAAAGATAAATATTACTCCAAGAAGAGGTGCATATTGTTTACTTGATAAATCTGTAGGAAACCATGTGAAATCGACCTGTTTTTCACTGCCTGATGAGGTATACGGCAAGGGCGTTTTGGTAACACCTACTGTGGATGGGAATCTTTTGGTAGGGCCTACAGCAAATGACATTCTTGATAGAGAAGGTACAGAGACTACTGCAACGGAGATAAGGGAGCTTATACAAAAGGCAAACAGAAATGTAAAAAATCTTCCTATGAAGCAGGTGATTACTTCATTTGCCGGACTTAGAGCACATGAAGACGGTGGAGACTTTATAGTGGAGCAGGTAGATGATGCACCGGGATTTATTGATTGTGCCGGCATAGAATCTCCGGGGCTTACAAGTGCCCCGGCTATAGGTATTAAAGTGGCAGATATTGTTAGATCAATATTGTCACCTCAGATTAATAATAACTTTGTTGAAAATAGAAAAGGTATTTTAAATCCAAATCATCTAAGTATTGAGGATAGAAATAAGCTTATAAAGGAAAATCCTACTTATGGTAATATAGTATGCCGATGTGAAATGGTAAGTGAGGGAGAAATAATTGATGCTATAAACAGACCTTTGGGTGCAAAATCATTGGACGGTATAAAGAGAAGGACCAGAGCAGGTGCAGGTAGATGTCAGGCAGGATTTTGTACTCCAAAAAGTATGGAGATCCTGTCAAGAGAGCTGAAATTACCTCAGTCACAAATAAGTAAATGCGGTGGCAATTCTACATTTATTAGAGGAATAGATAAGGAAAGCTTATAG
- the glpK gene encoding glycerol kinase GlpK, translated as MAEYIMAFDAGTTSNRCIIFNRSGEICEVAQKEFTQHYPKPGWVEHNADAIWSTQLSVAVEAMAKLGISALDIAGIGITNQRETTIVWDKETGAPVYRAIVWQCRRTADYCNELKNSGYSDMIREKTGLLLDAYFSGTKIKWILDNVEGAREKAKEGKLLFGTVDTWLIWKLTNGKVHVTDYSNASRTMLFNIHTLEWDEEILDLFDIPKSMLPKVEESSCVYGESDSSFFGHSIPIAGVAGDQQAALFGQNCFEMGEAKSTYGTGCFLLMNTGEKPVKSDNGLVTTIAWGLNGKINYALEGSVFVAGASIQWLRDEMRLIDSSVDSEYMAMKVEDTNGCYVVPAFTGLGAPYWDQYARGTIVGITRGVNKYHIIRATLESMAYQVRDVLDVMEKDSGIVLSILNVDGGASVNNFLMQAQADLCNVPVQRPKCVETTALGVAYLAGLAVGFWNSLEDVRGSRDIDRVFKPNLCEEVRIEKIRLWKKAVKYAFGWAKEEEK; from the coding sequence ATGGCTGAATATATTATGGCCTTTGATGCCGGAACGACCAGCAACAGATGTATAATTTTTAATCGCAGCGGTGAGATATGTGAGGTGGCACAAAAGGAGTTTACGCAGCATTATCCAAAGCCGGGGTGGGTAGAACATAATGCAGATGCAATATGGTCTACACAGCTCAGTGTAGCTGTAGAAGCTATGGCAAAGCTTGGAATATCAGCTTTGGATATTGCAGGAATAGGTATTACAAATCAAAGAGAAACGACTATAGTTTGGGATAAGGAAACAGGTGCTCCGGTGTACAGGGCAATAGTATGGCAGTGTAGAAGGACTGCAGATTATTGTAATGAATTAAAAAATAGCGGATATTCAGATATGATTCGTGAAAAGACCGGATTATTGTTGGATGCATATTTTTCAGGAACTAAGATAAAGTGGATTCTTGACAATGTGGAAGGTGCGAGAGAAAAGGCTAAAGAGGGTAAGCTGCTCTTTGGTACAGTTGATACATGGTTGATTTGGAAGCTTACAAATGGCAAGGTACATGTGACAGACTATTCAAATGCTTCAAGAACTATGCTTTTTAATATACATACATTGGAATGGGATGAAGAGATACTTGATTTGTTTGATATTCCAAAGTCAATGTTGCCAAAGGTAGAGGAGTCTTCATGTGTTTATGGGGAATCGGATTCATCATTTTTTGGACATAGTATTCCTATTGCAGGTGTAGCAGGAGATCAACAGGCGGCACTGTTTGGGCAGAACTGTTTTGAAATGGGAGAAGCAAAGAGTACCTATGGTACAGGATGTTTTTTACTTATGAATACCGGTGAAAAGCCTGTGAAATCTGATAATGGATTGGTGACGACTATTGCTTGGGGACTTAATGGAAAGATAAATTATGCACTTGAGGGTTCAGTATTTGTCGCAGGTGCTTCTATACAATGGCTAAGGGATGAGATGCGTTTGATTGATTCATCAGTAGACTCGGAATATATGGCAATGAAAGTTGAGGATACAAATGGTTGCTATGTAGTACCTGCCTTTACAGGACTTGGAGCACCATACTGGGATCAATATGCCAGAGGTACTATTGTAGGTATTACCAGAGGTGTTAATAAATATCATATAATAAGAGCTACATTAGAGTCTATGGCATATCAGGTTAGAGATGTACTTGATGTAATGGAGAAAGATTCAGGTATAGTATTAAGTATATTGAATGTGGATGGTGGTGCCAGTGTAAATAACTTTTTAATGCAGGCACAGGCAGATTTATGTAATGTACCGGTACAGCGACCTAAATGTGTGGAGACTACTGCTCTGGGGGTAGCTTATTTAGCAGGTCTTGCAGTAGGCTTTTGGAATAGTTTGGAGGATGTCAGAGGAAGTAGAGATATTGACAGAGTATTTAAACCAAATCTCTGTGAGGAAGTTAGAATTGAGAAGATTAGATTGTGGAAAAAGGCAGTGAAATATGCCTTTGGATGGGCAAAGGAAGAGGAAAAATGA
- a CDS encoding Y-family DNA polymerase: MNNKKKTFVAIDLKSFYASVECRERNLDPMDANLVVADESRTTKTICLAVSPALKNFGVPGRPRLFEVIKRLQEINNRRQKLVGKMEGKSYLLSELKANAKLEVDMVVAVPRMKKYMEYSARIISVYLKYVSVDDIYVYSVDEVFIDITGYIGDNSVDFVEKMVKDVFDTTGIIASAGIGENMYLAKIAMDIMAKKAKPNEHGARIGELTVKSYREKLWSHTPITDFWRIGRGYSKSLAKYGIYTMGDIARESLKKNRTNEGMDLLYKLFGKNASFLIEHAWGIDSTDIKDIKSYTPEKKSISEGQVLLRPYSYDEVRTIVIEMAERLSFSLLEKDLATRQITLSLGYDIDSLSDPDVAKKYMGNITKDFYGRSIPEGEHGLINLLSYTNSSKEICKKSEELFERLANPILLFRRLTIVASDIGNKSNSGYIGNLLERNNLEKENSRMKAVLKLKNKFGSNAIFKGLNLKEEGTMLDRNRQIGGHKE; this comes from the coding sequence ATGAATAATAAGAAAAAGACATTTGTTGCAATAGATTTAAAATCCTTCTATGCCTCAGTGGAGTGTAGAGAAAGAAATCTTGATCCGATGGATGCAAATCTGGTAGTGGCTGATGAGAGTAGAACAACAAAAACTATTTGTTTGGCAGTGAGTCCTGCATTAAAAAACTTTGGGGTACCTGGACGACCGAGACTTTTTGAGGTTATAAAAAGATTACAGGAGATAAACAATAGAAGGCAAAAGCTTGTTGGGAAAATGGAAGGAAAATCCTATTTACTTTCAGAGCTGAAAGCAAATGCAAAGCTTGAAGTGGATATGGTAGTGGCTGTTCCAAGAATGAAAAAGTATATGGAATACAGTGCAAGAATCATTAGTGTTTATCTAAAATATGTTTCTGTAGATGATATATATGTCTATTCAGTGGATGAGGTATTTATAGATATTACAGGTTATATAGGTGATAATTCGGTAGATTTTGTAGAGAAAATGGTAAAAGATGTCTTTGATACCACGGGAATAATAGCAAGTGCAGGCATTGGAGAAAATATGTACTTAGCCAAGATAGCTATGGATATTATGGCAAAGAAAGCCAAACCAAATGAGCATGGAGCTAGGATAGGGGAGTTGACTGTAAAATCTTATAGAGAAAAGCTTTGGAGTCATACGCCTATTACAGATTTTTGGAGAATAGGTCGAGGATATAGCAAGTCTTTGGCAAAGTATGGCATATATACAATGGGAGATATAGCCAGAGAGAGCTTAAAAAAGAATCGTACCAATGAGGGAATGGATCTTTTGTATAAGTTGTTTGGAAAGAATGCCAGTTTCTTGATAGAACATGCTTGGGGAATTGATAGTACAGATATCAAGGATATAAAGTCATATACTCCGGAAAAGAAAAGCATAAGTGAAGGACAGGTACTGCTAAGACCTTACAGTTATGATGAAGTTAGGACAATAGTTATTGAGATGGCTGAGAGACTCTCATTTTCACTGCTTGAAAAAGATCTTGCTACAAGACAAATTACTTTGAGCCTTGGATATGATATTGACAGCCTTTCAGATCCGGATGTAGCAAAAAAATACATGGGAAATATCACAAAAGATTTTTATGGAAGAAGTATACCGGAGGGAGAACATGGTTTAATAAATCTTTTATCATATACAAATTCCTCTAAGGAAATCTGTAAAAAAAGCGAGGAACTGTTTGAGAGATTGGCAAATCCTATATTGTTGTTTAGGAGACTTACAATAGTTGCCAGTGATATAGGCAATAAAAGCAATTCCGGCTATATAGGAAATCTTTTGGAAAGAAATAACCTTGAAAAAGAGAATAGCAGAATGAAAGCTGTTTTAAAGTTAAAAAATAAGTTTGGAAGCAATGCAATATTTAAAGGATTAAACCTGAAAGAAGAAGGTACGATGTTAGATAGAAACAGGCAGATAGGTGGACATAAGGAGTAA
- a CDS encoding prolyl-tRNA synthetase associated domain-containing protein → MYISKPYKGRPVDVEKRQDKEKRCYEFLDSLGVEYEVVDHDEASDMEKCKEIEGALGVKICKNIVLCNRQETKFFLFMMPGDKKYVTKDISKKLDMSRLSFAKENYLKEFLDVTPGSVSVLGLLNDKNNRVDLVIDRDVIKADFIRCHPCENTSTLKISTTDFLNRIIPALGKEAKIIDN, encoded by the coding sequence ATGTATATTTCAAAGCCATATAAGGGAAGACCTGTTGATGTGGAAAAAAGACAGGACAAAGAAAAAAGATGCTATGAGTTTTTGGACAGTTTAGGTGTGGAATATGAGGTAGTGGACCATGATGAAGCTTCAGATATGGAGAAATGTAAGGAAATAGAGGGGGCACTTGGTGTAAAAATTTGTAAGAATATAGTACTTTGTAATAGGCAGGAAACAAAATTCTTCCTTTTTATGATGCCGGGAGATAAAAAATATGTTACAAAAGATATTTCAAAGAAGCTTGATATGTCCAGACTCTCCTTTGCAAAAGAAAATTATTTGAAAGAATTTTTGGATGTGACACCCGGCTCTGTAAGTGTACTTGGACTTTTAAATGATAAAAACAATAGGGTAGATTTGGTAATAGATAGAGATGTGATAAAGGCTGATTTTATTAGATGCCATCCATGTGAGAATACCTCTACATTGAAAATAAGCACAACAGATTTTTTGAACAGAATAATACCGGCATTGGGAAAAGAAGCCAAAATAATAGATAATTGA
- the yaaA gene encoding peroxide stress protein YaaA, whose translation MKIVVSPAKTMIENTDSYIGNSIPTYIDYSRMLLDEIRQKSYEEMKEIWKCNDKIANENFDRFKNMNLQGNLSPAIFSYQGIQYQYMAVNVMESSSLEYIRENLYILSGFFGILRTFDVVSPYRLEMQAKLEIGDCKNLYEFWGDKIYRKLFETGEVVINLASKEYSKIIESYLSKEDKFITCVFAEKKDGKIVQKATLAKMARGEMVNFLASNDIQNEEEIKKFDRLGFVFDKGLSNDNRYVFVLG comes from the coding sequence ATGAAAATAGTAGTATCACCTGCCAAGACTATGATAGAAAATACGGACAGCTATATTGGCAACAGTATACCTACATATATTGATTACAGTCGGATGCTTTTAGATGAGATAAGACAGAAGTCCTATGAAGAGATGAAAGAAATTTGGAAATGCAATGATAAGATTGCGAACGAAAATTTTGACAGATTTAAAAATATGAATTTGCAGGGGAATCTTTCCCCTGCAATATTTTCATATCAGGGCATACAATATCAATATATGGCTGTAAATGTAATGGAGTCTTCTTCACTTGAATATATAAGAGAGAATCTATATATACTTTCAGGTTTTTTCGGTATACTTAGAACCTTTGATGTGGTGAGTCCATATAGACTTGAAATGCAGGCAAAGCTTGAGATTGGAGATTGCAAAAATCTATATGAGTTTTGGGGAGACAAAATATATAGAAAGCTTTTTGAAACCGGAGAAGTGGTGATAAATCTGGCTTCAAAAGAATATTCAAAAATCATAGAAAGCTATCTTTCAAAAGAAGACAAATTTATCACCTGTGTTTTTGCTGAGAAAAAGGATGGGAAAATAGTACAGAAAGCCACCTTGGCGAAAATGGCAAGGGGAGAGATGGTAAATTTTTTAGCATCCAATGATATTCAAAATGAAGAAGAAATAAAAAAATTTGATAGATTAGGATTTGTATTTGATAAGGGTCTGTCAAATGATAATAGATATGTATTTGTATTAGGGTAA
- the bcp gene encoding thioredoxin-dependent thiol peroxidase, which yields MLQIGTKAPKFSLPDENGTIRNLSDYEGKKLILYFYPKDNTPGCTSQACGFGELYPQFSEKGVEVIGISKDSVASHKKFKDKYSLPFTLLSNPELDVIQAYDVWHEKKLYGKTSMGVVRTTYLIDEKGIIIEAMDKVKAAKNPAEMLEILG from the coding sequence ATGTTACAGATAGGCACAAAAGCACCGAAGTTTTCACTTCCGGATGAGAATGGAACAATTAGAAACCTTTCAGATTATGAGGGCAAGAAGTTGATACTATATTTTTACCCTAAAGATAATACTCCAGGATGCACAAGTCAAGCATGCGGTTTTGGTGAGCTTTACCCGCAGTTTAGCGAGAAAGGAGTGGAGGTAATAGGTATCAGTAAGGACAGTGTGGCTTCACATAAGAAATTCAAAGATAAGTATTCATTGCCTTTTACACTGCTTTCCAATCCTGAACTTGATGTGATACAGGCTTATGATGTATGGCATGAGAAAAAACTTTACGGAAAAACATCTATGGGAGTAGTGAGAACCACATACCTTATAGATGAAAAGGGAATCATTATAGAGGCGATGGATAAGGTGAAAGCTGCTAAAAATCCTGCTGAGATGTTGGAGATTTTGGGATGA